A part of Sulfurifustis variabilis genomic DNA contains:
- a CDS encoding lysophospholipid acyltransferase family protein: MPDSTARITGPRHWPAWIGLGLLRAVGALPLPVIAWLGHRLGDLFYYLLRSRRRVAETNIARCFPELDRRAQALLVRAHFRGFGQALLDLGLAWWSSPARLRRLVRLTGREHVDRALAEGRNLILLAPHFLALEVAGTRISLDWPLVAVFRDPDNAVFRQSVSRARRRFGAKLVERNQNLTAMVRQLRKGVPLYYLPDQSTGRKRSVFVPFFGVQAATFSALGRLAALGEAVVVPCYSRQLARGAGYEIVFAPPLADFPTGDPVEDTRRMNVAIEEAVRAAPEQYFWIHKRFKTRPRGEPKFYSD; this comes from the coding sequence ATGCCTGACTCGACCGCGCGAATCACGGGTCCTCGACACTGGCCGGCGTGGATCGGTCTCGGCCTGCTCCGCGCGGTCGGCGCGCTACCGCTGCCAGTGATCGCGTGGCTCGGTCACCGGTTGGGCGATCTGTTCTATTACCTCTTGCGGAGCCGGCGTCGGGTGGCGGAGACCAATATCGCCCGCTGCTTCCCGGAGCTCGACCGCCGGGCGCAGGCACTGCTGGTGCGCGCTCACTTCCGCGGCTTCGGCCAGGCGCTGCTCGATCTCGGTCTGGCCTGGTGGAGCTCCCCGGCGCGCCTGCGCCGACTCGTGCGCCTGACCGGGCGCGAGCACGTTGACCGCGCGCTCGCGGAGGGGCGAAACCTCATCTTGCTCGCGCCACACTTCCTGGCGCTCGAGGTCGCAGGCACGCGCATCTCGCTCGACTGGCCGCTCGTAGCCGTCTTTCGCGATCCGGACAACGCTGTCTTCCGGCAGTCCGTGTCGCGCGCGCGTCGCCGGTTTGGCGCCAAGCTCGTGGAACGCAACCAGAACCTCACGGCGATGGTGCGCCAGCTGCGCAAAGGCGTCCCGCTCTACTACCTGCCCGACCAGAGCACCGGCCGCAAACGTTCCGTGTTCGTGCCCTTCTTCGGCGTGCAGGCCGCCACGTTCAGCGCACTCGGGCGGCTTGCCGCGCTCGGCGAGGCGGTCGTGGTTCCGTGCTACAGCCGGCAACTCGCGCGCGGCGCCGGCTACGAGATTGTCTTTGCGCCCCCGCTCGCCGATTTTCCGACCGGCGATCCGGTCGAGGACACGCGCCGCATGAATGTCGCGATCGAGGAGGCCGTGCGCGCGGCGCCCGAGCAGTACTTCTGGATCCACAAGCGCTTCAAGACGCGCCCCAGGGGCGAGCCGAAGTTCTATTCGGACTGA
- a CDS encoding sigma-54-dependent transcriptional regulator — MNLGYILVVDDEPEIRRLVQEILEDEHYKVAVADGAEPARALYQKQRPDLVLLDIWMPGTDGISLLKEWSSGGRPEVPVIMMSGHGTVETAVEATRLGAYDFIEKPLSMGKLLVTVERALAAERMRRENVRLKRAAEPDTFLIGKSALMQRLREDVERIALSESWVLIVGEPGTGRAGAARYVHYHSARSDRPLVEVSLGAVPPPNVAVKLFGAEQGEAITPGSFEQADDGTLVLNDVVELAAATQLQLLHAFQERRFMRVGGREPVPLDARIIAISDLSLPDAVAEGRFREDLYYRLNVVPLRLPPLRDHREDVPELLNLYVDWLVDNERLAYRRFTTGAVNALRHHPWPGNIRELKNVVQRLLILNRGDEITEAEVEQALGGRPRAVDSAPQTLFNLPLREARDLFEKAYLEHHLGRTGGNVAEVARLSEMERTHLYRKLKNLGINPKAVKEP; from the coding sequence ATGAACCTGGGCTACATCCTCGTCGTCGACGACGAGCCGGAGATCAGGCGGCTCGTCCAGGAGATCCTCGAGGACGAGCACTACAAGGTGGCCGTCGCCGACGGCGCCGAGCCGGCGCGCGCGCTGTACCAGAAGCAGCGTCCCGACCTCGTGCTGCTGGACATCTGGATGCCGGGAACCGACGGCATCAGCCTGCTCAAGGAGTGGAGCTCGGGCGGACGGCCCGAGGTGCCGGTCATCATGATGTCCGGGCATGGCACGGTGGAGACGGCGGTCGAGGCGACCCGGCTCGGGGCTTACGACTTCATCGAAAAACCGCTTTCCATGGGCAAGCTCCTCGTCACCGTGGAACGCGCCCTCGCCGCTGAGCGCATGCGTCGGGAAAACGTGCGCCTGAAGCGGGCCGCCGAGCCGGACACGTTCCTCATCGGCAAGAGCGCGCTCATGCAGCGGCTGCGCGAGGACGTGGAGCGGATTGCGCTGAGCGAGTCCTGGGTGCTGATCGTCGGCGAGCCCGGCACCGGGCGCGCAGGCGCGGCGCGGTACGTGCACTACCACAGCGCGCGGAGCGACCGGCCGCTGGTCGAGGTGAGCCTCGGTGCCGTACCGCCGCCCAACGTCGCGGTCAAGCTCTTCGGCGCCGAGCAGGGAGAAGCGATAACGCCGGGCAGTTTCGAGCAGGCGGACGATGGCACCCTGGTGCTGAACGACGTCGTCGAGCTCGCCGCCGCGACGCAGCTGCAACTCCTGCACGCCTTCCAGGAGCGTCGCTTCATGCGTGTCGGCGGGCGTGAGCCCGTGCCGCTGGACGCGCGCATCATCGCGATCAGCGATCTTTCGCTGCCCGATGCGGTAGCCGAGGGACGCTTTCGCGAGGACCTGTACTATCGCCTCAACGTGGTCCCGCTCCGGCTGCCGCCGTTGCGCGACCACCGCGAGGACGTGCCAGAGCTGCTGAACCTCTACGTCGACTGGCTCGTGGACAACGAGCGGCTTGCGTACCGCCGCTTCACGACCGGCGCGGTCAACGCGCTGCGCCATCATCCCTGGCCAGGCAACATCCGGGAGCTGAAGAACGTCGTGCAGCGGCTTCTGATACTGAATCGCGGCGACGAGATCACCGAGGCCGAAGTCGAGCAGGCGCTGGGCGGCCGTCCGCGTGCGGTCGACAGTGCTCCGCAGACGCTCTTCAACCTGCCGCTGAGGGAGGCCCGCGACCTGTTCGAAAAGGCCTACCTCGAGCACCATCTCGGACGAACCGGCGGAAACGTCGCCGAGGTGGCGCGCCTCTCCGAGATGGAGCGCACTCACCTCTACCGCAAGCTTAAGAACCTGGGCATCAATCCGAAGGCGGTCAAGGAACCATGA
- a CDS encoding tetratricopeptide repeat protein, whose amino-acid sequence MALVDNLEAMLARGQESALLRYGLGSEYVKLGEPGRAIEHLRRAVELDPAYSAAWKALGQALAAAGRGEDAIEAYQQGIRAAEGRGDKQAAKEMGVFLKRLRRAQSE is encoded by the coding sequence ATGGCGCTTGTCGACAACCTCGAGGCGATGCTCGCGCGCGGTCAGGAAAGCGCGCTCCTGCGTTACGGGCTCGGAAGCGAGTATGTGAAACTTGGCGAGCCGGGCCGGGCGATCGAACATCTGCGCCGGGCAGTCGAGCTCGACCCGGCATATTCGGCGGCCTGGAAGGCACTCGGTCAGGCGTTGGCCGCGGCGGGCCGAGGTGAAGACGCGATCGAAGCCTACCAGCAGGGCATCCGCGCCGCCGAGGGCAGGGGTGACAAGCAGGCGGCGAAGGAGATGGGCGTGTTCCTGAAGCGACTGCGCAGGGCTCAGTCCGAATAG
- a CDS encoding DUF4390 domain-containing protein: MLLSLLTLAPAGGASFRAELVQARLSGQVLLLGGRLDLALTPQVEDALNNGIPLDFVIDVRLHRRRALLWDDAVDGWTLRRQLRFHALSGQYLLSGEPALPPNRESFASLPEALAQVGSLEEVNLPIEVPVQPDADYHTRVRVALDIEALPPLLRPVAYTSRAWDLNSGWSSWKVER; this comes from the coding sequence TTGCTGCTGAGTCTCCTGACCCTGGCGCCGGCCGGAGGGGCCAGCTTTCGGGCGGAGCTCGTGCAGGCGCGGCTCAGCGGGCAGGTCCTGCTGCTCGGCGGGCGCCTCGACCTGGCGCTCACCCCGCAAGTCGAGGACGCCCTCAACAACGGTATCCCGCTCGATTTCGTCATCGACGTTCGGTTGCATCGGCGGCGGGCGCTGCTCTGGGACGATGCCGTGGACGGGTGGACACTGCGCCGGCAGCTTCGCTTTCACGCCCTGTCGGGGCAGTACCTGCTGAGCGGGGAGCCGGCGCTGCCCCCGAACCGGGAGAGCTTCGCGTCGCTGCCCGAGGCTCTGGCGCAGGTCGGCTCACTCGAGGAAGTGAACCTGCCCATCGAAGTTCCCGTTCAGCCGGACGCCGATTACCACACGCGGGTGCGCGTCGCGCTCGACATCGAGGCGCTGCCGCCGCTCTTGCGTCCCGTGGCGTACACCTCGCGCGCATGGGACCTGAACAGCGGCTGGAGCTCCTGGAAGGTGGAGCGGTGA
- a CDS encoding lysophospholipid acyltransferase family protein yields MLPKHWGTLVALGLLWIIGRLPLSASRRLGAGLGALMYRVNGKRRRIAHVNVDLCFPDMSPQARAELVRRHFRASGQAYLDLGFLAWASERRFLGAVHLVGLPHLDEALSRGRRVILLAPHFVGMNVGGIAVAGHVPTFSMYNPQRNPIVDWLLHKTRSRYASPLIARKRGLRPVLRGLGEGMSFYFLPDEDLGPKHSVFAPFFGVPAATLPTLGRLAAAADAVVIPCYTRLVPGGYEVRLEPALADFPVGDAVPDAARMNAEIERAVRGMPEQYLWTFKLFKTRPPGVPSPYA; encoded by the coding sequence ATGCTGCCGAAGCATTGGGGCACTTTGGTGGCGCTCGGGCTCCTGTGGATCATCGGGCGATTGCCGCTGAGTGCGAGCCGCCGGTTGGGCGCGGGTCTTGGTGCGCTCATGTACCGGGTCAACGGCAAGCGCCGGCGCATCGCTCACGTGAACGTCGATCTTTGCTTTCCCGACATGAGTCCTCAGGCACGCGCCGAGTTGGTCCGTCGGCATTTCAGGGCCTCGGGGCAGGCCTATCTCGACCTGGGCTTTCTTGCCTGGGCGAGCGAGCGCCGCTTCCTCGGCGCCGTGCACCTCGTCGGTCTTCCTCACCTTGATGAGGCGCTTTCCCGCGGTCGGCGCGTCATTCTCCTCGCACCGCACTTCGTAGGAATGAACGTGGGGGGCATCGCGGTCGCCGGTCATGTCCCGACGTTCTCCATGTACAACCCCCAGCGAAACCCGATCGTCGACTGGCTCCTGCACAAGACCCGCTCGCGCTACGCCTCCCCCCTCATTGCGCGCAAACGCGGTTTGCGCCCGGTGCTGCGGGGTCTGGGAGAAGGCATGAGCTTCTATTTTCTGCCGGACGAGGACCTCGGGCCGAAGCATTCCGTCTTCGCGCCTTTTTTCGGCGTGCCGGCGGCGACGCTGCCGACGCTAGGCCGTCTCGCGGCGGCCGCCGATGCCGTCGTGATTCCCTGCTATACGCGGCTGGTGCCCGGGGGTTACGAGGTCCGCCTGGAACCGGCGCTCGCCGATTTCCCCGTGGGCGACGCGGTCCCCGACGCCGCCCGCATGAACGCCGAGATCGAGCGCGCCGTGCGGGGGATGCCCGAGCAGTATCTCTGGACGTTCAAGCTCTTCAAGACGCGCCCCCCCGGAGTTCCGTCGCCGTATGCCTGA
- the trkA gene encoding Trk system potassium transporter TrkA — protein MKVIILGAGQVGSSVAENLVRENYDITVVDTNGERLQDLQDRFDLRTVTGGAAFPAVLEQAGAEDADMILAVTNSDEVNMVACKVAYALFHTPTKIARIRAADYLSHPELFSQETVPIDVIISPEQIVTDYILRLIEYPAALQVLDFAGGLVRLAAVRAVQGGPLVGQQLRELRKHLPKIDTRVAAIYRRDRPIIPTGDTVIEVDDEVFFIAAARDIRSVLSELRRAVKPVKRVLIAGGGNIGRRLARALERRGYVPKIIERDPARARLLSEELNQSVVLLGDAADGELLVREGIEDIDTFCALTNDDEANILSALLAKRLGAYRVMSLINRAAYVDLVQGGGNIDIAISPQQATIGSLLTHLRRGDVVAVHSLRRGAAEAIEAVAHGDPSNSRVVGRAIENIPLPHGTTIGAIVRDSEVLMAHHDTVIQPNDHVILFIVDKKQLPEVERLFQVAFTFV, from the coding sequence ATGAAGGTGATCATCCTCGGGGCGGGCCAGGTGGGCTCGAGCGTGGCCGAGAATCTCGTGCGCGAGAACTACGACATCACCGTCGTCGACACCAACGGCGAGCGTCTTCAGGATCTTCAGGACCGGTTCGATCTGCGCACGGTCACGGGCGGTGCGGCGTTTCCCGCCGTGCTCGAACAGGCCGGGGCGGAGGATGCGGACATGATCCTGGCCGTGACCAACAGCGACGAGGTGAACATGGTCGCGTGCAAGGTCGCTTACGCGCTGTTCCACACCCCGACCAAGATCGCGCGGATCCGCGCCGCCGACTACCTCTCGCACCCGGAACTGTTCAGCCAGGAAACGGTGCCCATCGACGTCATTATCAGCCCGGAGCAGATCGTCACCGACTACATCCTGCGCCTGATCGAATACCCGGCGGCGCTTCAAGTGCTCGACTTCGCCGGCGGTCTCGTGCGGCTCGCGGCCGTGCGCGCGGTCCAGGGCGGTCCGCTCGTGGGACAGCAGCTGCGGGAGCTGCGCAAACACCTCCCGAAGATCGACACGCGTGTCGCCGCGATCTACCGGCGCGACCGCCCGATCATCCCGACCGGCGACACCGTCATTGAAGTCGACGACGAGGTGTTCTTCATCGCGGCGGCCAGGGACATCCGCTCGGTGCTGAGCGAGCTGCGGCGCGCGGTCAAGCCGGTGAAGCGCGTGCTGATCGCCGGCGGCGGCAACATCGGCCGACGGCTCGCGCGCGCGCTCGAGCGGCGGGGCTACGTGCCGAAGATCATCGAGCGGGATCCGGCGCGCGCGCGGTTGCTCTCGGAAGAGCTGAATCAAAGCGTCGTGCTGCTGGGTGACGCGGCCGACGGCGAGCTGCTCGTGCGCGAGGGCATCGAGGACATCGACACCTTCTGCGCGCTGACGAACGACGACGAAGCCAACATTCTCTCGGCCCTCCTCGCGAAGCGCCTCGGCGCCTACCGAGTGATGTCGCTCATCAATCGCGCCGCCTATGTCGATCTCGTCCAGGGCGGCGGGAACATCGACATCGCCATCTCGCCGCAGCAGGCGACGATCGGCAGCCTCCTCACGCACCTGCGCCGCGGTGATGTCGTGGCGGTGCACTCACTGCGACGTGGCGCGGCCGAGGCGATCGAGGCGGTGGCCCACGGCGATCCTTCTAACTCGCGCGTGGTCGGTCGCGCGATCGAGAACATTCCGCTGCCGCACGGCACCACCATCGGCGCCATCGTGCGCGACAGCGAGGTGCTCATGGCGCACCACGACACGGTGATCCAGCCGAACGACCACGTGATCCTTTTCATCGTGGACAAGAAGCAGCTCCCCGAGGTGGAGCGCCTCTTCCAGGTGGCATTCACGTTCGTGTAG
- a CDS encoding tRNA 2-thiocytidine biosynthesis TtcA family protein, whose product MNAPPLEPPRPMLRRVGRAIADYGMIRPSDRLLLALSGGKDSLTLLHVLLHLRSKSPVRFELGAATVDPCIDGFDPSSLKEYVPALGIPYHYMRQEIVERALKTMRGSSFCAYCARMRRGILYDVARREDYNVLVLAQHLDDLAESFLMSAFHGGQLRTMKAHYRNDAGDLRVIRPLVYVRERETASFARRAALPVVTDNCPACFRMPTRRAHYKALLGEQEKLNKRLFPSLLTAMRPLMTQERTAEV is encoded by the coding sequence ATGAACGCGCCCCCCCTCGAGCCCCCGCGCCCCATGTTGCGCCGCGTCGGACGTGCGATCGCGGACTACGGCATGATCCGGCCGAGCGACCGTCTGCTGCTCGCCCTGTCTGGCGGGAAGGACAGCCTGACCCTGCTCCATGTGCTCCTGCATCTGCGGTCGAAGTCCCCTGTCCGGTTCGAACTCGGCGCGGCGACGGTCGATCCCTGCATCGACGGCTTCGATCCGTCTTCCCTCAAGGAGTACGTGCCTGCGCTCGGCATCCCTTACCACTACATGCGCCAGGAAATCGTCGAGCGCGCCCTCAAGACGATGCGCGGGTCGTCCTTCTGTGCCTACTGTGCACGGATGCGTCGCGGGATCCTGTACGATGTGGCGCGCCGCGAGGACTACAACGTCCTGGTGCTGGCCCAGCATCTGGACGATCTGGCCGAGTCCTTTCTCATGAGCGCCTTCCATGGCGGTCAGCTGCGCACGATGAAGGCGCACTACCGCAACGACGCCGGAGACCTGCGAGTTATCCGGCCCCTGGTATACGTCCGGGAGCGCGAGACGGCGTCCTTCGCGCGCCGGGCCGCTCTGCCCGTCGTCACGGACAACTGCCCGGCCTGCTTCCGTATGCCTACACGTCGTGCCCACTACAAGGCGCTTTTGGGCGAGCAGGAGAAGTTGAACAAGCGCCTGTTCCCCAGTCTGCTGACTGCAATGCGTCCGCTGATGACCCAAGAGCGGACGGCGGAGGTCTGA
- a CDS encoding sensor histidine kinase, producing the protein MGPEQRLELLEGGAVKRYLTGILPLAVLSLLLVGALFMMSAAAQNSAIFGRMYSLLLVVNILGIALLLGLILLNLWHLVRQYRAGVMGSRLTLRLLAMFVALAVLPVSVVFFFSIQTLNRGIDNWFDVKIEQALDDALLLGRTSLDAIKQDLVKSAHEMAMELESSSARTALPTLNYLREVHGITELTLFSQDGRIIAASSGEWPESATLLPDRPSDAILGRVRQGQDYANLDASPSAGLRMRVLVPVYSRDVGAPIRILQLLQALPSRYAKLGESVQTAYAEYEKLVYLRGPLKFSFTLTLSLVALLTMLIALWAAIFSARRVVAPIRELAAGTRAVALGDYKKRIPVTSHDEIGILVESFNEMTRQIYRAQSQIKRASREAEMQRTYLETVLTHLSSGVLSFDHRHILRAHNAAAGHVLAADIRTGDGSSLTSLAAAYAHLGPFVEAVEDAVRAGKREWQAEVVITPEPGGRRTLILRGTLLPGAKGRHGGYVVVFDDVTALIQAQRAAAWGEVARRMAHEIKNPLTPIQLSAERIRHKYLRVLPEDSRETLNRATQTIVEQVEALKALVNAFADYARPTQIQTSPVDLNGLVRDVVELYRAERGPSGLDVVPLRGAERESGRAENVTLKLELAKDLPSIPADPGRLRQVLHNLLLNARDALAGHARPVIRIATHVAGEGDRAQVELVVRDNGPGFPEELMERLFEPYVTTKNKGTGLGLAIVKRIVEEHNGHITAGRSADGGATVTIRLPLSQPALHGAPEASAAHPAPARRARGDQGA; encoded by the coding sequence ATGGGACCTGAACAGCGGCTGGAGCTCCTGGAAGGTGGAGCGGTGAAACGCTATCTGACCGGCATTCTCCCGCTCGCTGTGCTGTCGCTGCTCCTGGTCGGCGCCCTCTTCATGATGAGCGCCGCAGCGCAGAACTCCGCGATCTTCGGACGGATGTACTCGCTGCTTCTGGTCGTCAACATCCTCGGTATCGCGCTGCTCCTCGGTCTCATCCTCCTCAATCTCTGGCACCTGGTGCGGCAGTACCGGGCTGGCGTCATGGGCTCGCGGCTGACGCTGCGCCTGCTGGCCATGTTCGTCGCACTCGCGGTGCTTCCGGTCTCGGTCGTGTTCTTCTTCTCCATCCAGACGCTGAACCGGGGTATCGACAACTGGTTCGACGTGAAGATCGAGCAGGCCCTCGACGATGCGCTGCTGCTCGGGCGCACTTCGCTCGATGCGATCAAGCAGGACCTCGTGAAGAGCGCGCACGAGATGGCGATGGAGCTCGAATCGTCGTCGGCGCGGACCGCCCTGCCCACGCTCAACTACCTCCGCGAGGTTCACGGCATCACCGAGCTCACGCTCTTCTCGCAGGACGGGCGAATCATCGCGGCGAGCAGCGGCGAGTGGCCGGAGAGCGCGACCCTCCTGCCGGACCGGCCAAGCGACGCGATCCTCGGGCGCGTGCGTCAGGGACAGGACTACGCGAACCTCGACGCCAGCCCGAGCGCGGGCCTGCGCATGCGGGTGCTCGTGCCCGTTTACTCGCGCGACGTGGGCGCGCCGATCCGGATCCTGCAATTGCTGCAGGCGCTGCCGTCCCGGTACGCCAAACTGGGCGAGAGCGTGCAGACGGCTTACGCCGAGTACGAAAAACTCGTTTATCTTCGCGGGCCGCTCAAGTTCAGCTTCACGCTCACGCTCTCGCTCGTCGCGCTCCTTACGATGCTGATCGCGCTGTGGGCCGCGATCTTTTCGGCAAGGCGCGTGGTCGCGCCGATCCGCGAGCTGGCGGCCGGCACGCGCGCGGTCGCGCTCGGCGACTACAAGAAGCGCATTCCGGTCACGTCGCACGACGAGATCGGTATTCTGGTCGAGTCGTTCAACGAGATGACGCGCCAGATCTACCGCGCCCAGTCGCAGATCAAGCGCGCGAGCCGCGAGGCGGAGATGCAGCGCACGTACCTCGAGACGGTGCTCACGCATCTTTCGTCCGGAGTGCTTTCGTTCGATCACCGCCATATACTGCGCGCGCACAATGCGGCGGCCGGGCACGTGCTTGCCGCCGATATACGAACCGGCGACGGCAGCTCCCTCACCTCGCTCGCCGCGGCGTACGCTCATCTCGGGCCGTTCGTCGAGGCCGTCGAGGACGCGGTCCGCGCGGGAAAGCGGGAATGGCAGGCGGAGGTCGTCATCACACCGGAGCCGGGCGGGCGGCGCACGCTCATCCTGAGGGGCACCTTGCTCCCGGGGGCGAAGGGCCGGCACGGGGGTTATGTGGTGGTGTTCGACGACGTTACGGCCCTGATCCAGGCGCAGCGCGCCGCGGCGTGGGGCGAAGTCGCGCGGCGGATGGCGCACGAGATCAAGAACCCGCTGACGCCGATCCAGCTCTCTGCCGAGCGCATACGGCACAAATACCTTCGCGTGCTGCCCGAAGACAGCCGCGAGACGCTCAACCGCGCGACGCAAACCATCGTGGAGCAGGTGGAAGCGCTGAAGGCGCTGGTGAACGCCTTCGCGGACTACGCCCGTCCCACCCAGATCCAGACGAGCCCCGTCGACCTCAACGGACTGGTCCGCGACGTCGTCGAGCTCTATCGAGCCGAACGCGGGCCGAGCGGGCTCGACGTGGTACCGCTGCGCGGCGCCGAGCGGGAGAGCGGTCGGGCGGAAAACGTGACGCTCAAGCTCGAGCTCGCGAAGGACCTTCCTTCCATTCCGGCGGACCCGGGCCGACTGCGGCAGGTATTGCATAACCTGCTGCTCAATGCGCGCGACGCTCTTGCGGGGCACGCCAGGCCGGTGATTCGGATCGCGACGCATGTCGCAGGCGAGGGCGACCGCGCCCAGGTCGAGCTGGTCGTGCGCGACAACGGCCCCGGATTTCCCGAGGAACTCATGGAACGGCTGTTCGAGCCTTACGTCACGACCAAGAACAAGGGAACCGGTCTGGGGCTCGCCATCGTCAAGCGCATCGTCGAGGAGCACAACGGTCACATCACCGCCGGGCGCAGTGCGGACGGGGGCGCGACGGTCACGATCCGGCTGCCGCTCTCCCAGCCTGCCCTCCACGGAGCGCCGGAGGCGAGCGCCGCGCACCCGGCCCCGGCACGACGGGCACGTGGGGACCAGGGCGCATGA
- a CDS encoding TrkH family potassium uptake protein encodes MRLAVIARVMGLLLIVFSSVMLPSLALAWFEPRDTFGAFLLAAIVTVVTGLALYAPARGARQELRLRDGFVIVTLFWALLALFGALPFVFAGLAGFADAYFESMSGLTTTGSTVLTGLDRLPASVNLWRGVMHFLGGGGIIVLAVAVLPLLGVGGMQLIKAETPGPMKENKLTPRIRETAKGLWTIYLGLNVVCVTSLWVAGMTPLDAFVHSFSAVATGGFSSHDASIAFFQNPVIELILTLFMFLGGINFALHFVAFRQRDPRPYLFDGEFRVYTAIMVGATLVMAFALLASRTYPDFADALRFSLFQVVSMATTTGFATADFAAWPAALGGLLMILGFFAGSAGSTAGGIKLMRIMLLFKQGACELRRLVHPNSIVTLKLGGKTVPERTISAVTTFFTAYLAIFAVIGLIVAAMGVDLVTAFTAAAACLNNVGPGLGQVGPATTFASLPDAAKWVLSFAMLLGRLELFTLLVLFTRVFWRS; translated from the coding sequence ATGCGGCTCGCCGTCATCGCGCGCGTGATGGGTCTGCTGCTGATCGTGTTCAGCAGCGTGATGCTCCCCTCGCTCGCGCTTGCGTGGTTCGAGCCCCGCGATACTTTCGGCGCCTTCCTCCTGGCGGCCATCGTCACCGTCGTCACCGGATTGGCGCTCTACGCGCCTGCCCGCGGCGCCCGGCAGGAGCTCAGGCTGCGCGACGGCTTCGTCATCGTGACGCTCTTCTGGGCGCTGCTCGCGCTTTTCGGCGCCCTTCCGTTCGTGTTCGCCGGGCTCGCCGGCTTTGCCGACGCGTACTTCGAGAGCATGTCCGGCCTCACGACGACGGGCTCCACGGTCCTCACCGGGCTGGACCGGCTACCGGCTTCGGTGAACCTGTGGCGCGGCGTCATGCACTTCCTCGGCGGGGGCGGCATCATCGTGCTTGCCGTCGCCGTCCTGCCGCTCCTCGGTGTGGGCGGCATGCAGCTGATCAAGGCCGAAACCCCGGGGCCGATGAAAGAGAACAAGCTGACGCCCCGCATCCGCGAGACCGCGAAGGGTCTGTGGACGATCTATCTCGGCCTCAACGTCGTCTGCGTCACCAGCCTCTGGGTCGCCGGGATGACGCCGCTCGACGCCTTCGTGCACAGCTTTTCGGCGGTCGCAACCGGCGGGTTCTCCAGTCACGACGCTTCGATCGCCTTTTTCCAGAACCCCGTCATCGAACTGATCCTGACCCTGTTCATGTTTCTCGGCGGAATCAACTTTGCGCTTCACTTCGTCGCCTTCCGCCAGCGGGATCCGCGGCCTTATCTCTTCGACGGCGAGTTCCGCGTGTACACGGCGATCATGGTGGGCGCTACGCTGGTCATGGCGTTCGCGCTGCTCGCCAGCCGTACCTATCCGGACTTCGCCGACGCGCTGCGGTTCTCGCTGTTCCAGGTCGTTTCCATGGCAACGACCACCGGCTTCGCGACGGCGGATTTCGCGGCGTGGCCGGCGGCACTCGGGGGGCTGCTGATGATCCTGGGCTTCTTTGCCGGGTCGGCCGGGTCTACCGCCGGCGGGATCAAGCTGATGCGGATCATGCTGCTCTTCAAGCAGGGTGCGTGCGAGCTCCGGCGGCTCGTGCATCCCAACTCGATCGTGACCCTGAAGCTCGGCGGCAAGACGGTTCCCGAGCGCACGATCTCGGCGGTGACGACCTTCTTCACGGCCTATCTCGCCATCTTCGCCGTGATCGGCCTCATCGTCGCGGCGATGGGCGTCGATCTCGTCACGGCATTCACTGCGGCCGCGGCATGCCTCAACAACGTCGGCCCCGGGCTCGGTCAAGTCGGGCCCGCGACGACCTTCGCGAGCCTGCCCGACGCCGCGAAGTGGGTGCTCTCCTTCGCGATGCTCCTCGGGCGCCTGGAACTCTTCACGCTGCTCGTGCTCTTCACCCGCGTGTTCTGGAGGAGCTGA